A portion of the Myripristis murdjan chromosome 13, fMyrMur1.1, whole genome shotgun sequence genome contains these proteins:
- the rffl gene encoding E3 ubiquitin-protein ligase rififylin: MWASCCNWMCMDSANEEQVGGARRQQSYTNSAFSSQPSPEHTCKACGGRFDTPARKHVCVDCKKSFCGRCSAQLEPRPRLCHTCQRFYGNLLERAELMKLKVKELRDYLHLHEVSTHLCREKEELVELVLGQQMTPSSDVTPGTLSPDPPTATPDPPAATPDPPILPPAPPFTQPDPPAAPDSPEDEQSSDAEEVQVAGRRASLSDLTCEDDIEALSVRQLKEILARNFVNYKGCCEKWELMERVTRLYQDQQNLASSAADTSEGGGGLEENLCKICMDSPIDCVLLECGHMITCTKCGKRMNECPICRQYVIRAVHVFRS; the protein is encoded by the exons ATGTGGGCGTCTTGCTGTAACTGGATGTGTATGGACTCAGCCAATGAGgagcaggtgggcggggctcgGCGTCAGCAGTCTTACACCAACTCTGCATTCAGCAGTCAGCCgtcacctgaacacacctgcaAGGCCTGCGGGGGGCGCTTTGACACACCTGCCAGGAAG catgTCTGTGTGGACTGTAAGAAGAGTTTCTGCGGTCGCTGCTCCGCCCAGCTGGAGCCCCGCCCCCGCCTGTGTCACACCTGTCAGCGTTTCTACGGTAACCTGTTGGAGCGGGCGGAGCTGATGAAGCTGAAGGTGAAGGAGCTGAGGGACTACCTGCACCTGCACGAGGTCTCCACTCACCTGTGTCGGGAGAAG gaggagctggtggagctTGTCCTTGGTCAGCAGATGACTCCTTCCAGTGATGTCACTCCTGGGACTCTGAGCCCTGACCCCCCGACTGCGACCCCCGATCCTCCCGCCGCGACCCCCGACCCGCCCATcctgccccccgccccccccttCACACAGCCCGACCCCCCCGCCGCACCCGACAGCCCCGAGGACGAACAG AGCTCGGACGCCGAGGAGGTGCAGGTCGCCGGGCGCCGCGCCTCCCTCTCCGACCTGACCTGCGAGGACGACATCGAGGCGCTCAGCGTCCGCCAGCTCAAGGAAATCCTCGCCAGGAACTTCGTCAACTACAAAGGCTGCTGCGAGAAGTGGGAGCTGATGGAGCGGGTCACCCGGCTGTACCAGGACCAGCAGAACCTGG cctCCAGCGCTGCAGACACTTCAG agggagGCGGTGGTCTGGAGGAGAACCTGTGTAAGATCTGCATGGACTCTCCCATCGACTGCGTGCTGCTGGAGTGTGGTCACATGATCACCTGCACCAAGTGCGGCAAGAGGATGAACGAGTGTCCCATCTGCCGCCAGTACGTCATCCGAGCCGTGCACGTGTTCCGCTCCTGA
- the ano7 gene encoding anoctamin-7, with protein MRTQGGKEDRTNLIVMTTNPDHNYGSINENPPGPPRDRNVFSDGKTRIDFVLVWESRSDQKDEEGGANESHRKWREAFLSKLRGAGILQELVEVHQAKRNICFVLLSAPWNVLCYYAEEISLRVPLQVVNSPNTNWSEQLLQKLSIPNPLAQDVPNPPADYYTCQFRNTKLERFLGSNDRDTFFKTTQRHQVLYEILARTPYGSVSRGEVGIDRLLTESVFTAAYPLHEGPFQLPVSPSCPQSLSVRQILYGYWAQWSCWRRYQPLDHIREYYGEKIALYFAWLGFYTGWLLPSSVVGTVIFLFGFWLVATDVPASELCDSGGTFTMCPLCNICSHWNLSSICIIYKAGLLFDNGGTVFFSVFMSLWAVTFLEYWKRTCSALAHRWDCSEFEEIEERPRPEFTAMAPMTMRNPVTGAEEPYFPEKQRFSRILTGCMVIIVMVAVVLIFVIAVILYRSILSIVIYKTAEHDFFMFSAGQIASLTGSMLNLLVILMLSRVYISLAHMLTRWEMHRTQTKYEDMFILKVFIFQFVNFYSSPVYVAFFKGRFVGYPGNYNSLFGIRNEDCGSGGCLIELAQELLIIMVGKQLINNAQEFVLPKLKTWWQKRKLRPQPQKGEESGEESGELGEAGQLPGEAGLPPWEADHQLLVCEGLFSEYLEMVLQFGFITIFVAACPLAPLFALINNWVEIRLDAHKFVTEYRRPVVERGQDIGIWLPILQFISHIAVLSNALLIAFTSAFVPRLYYSYTADGSMSGYINFTLSTSPRDYNQQHTPCRYRGHRDENGRLLPEYFHLLAIRLAFVFIFEHVVFFIGRLIDMMVPDVPEEVEIKVKREHYMAKQALAENQSLGKTGIPEEGQETTSQLRHRRSRPSPPLSESPPPLLQNIPEEPPLADSS; from the exons ATGAGGACacaaggagggaaggaggaccGTACCAATCTCATCGTCATGACAACCAACCCCGACCACAACTACGGAAGCATCAATGAG AATCCTCCAGGGCCCCCGAGGGACCGAAATGTCTTCAGCGATGGAAAGACTCGAATCG ATTTCGTGTTGGTGTGGGAGAGTCGCTCGGACCAGAAGGACGAGGAGGGCGGAGCCAACGAGTCCCACAGGAAGTGGAGGGAGGCCTTCCTGTCCAAGCTGCGAGGTGCCGGCATTCTGCAGGAACTG gtGGAGGTTCATCAGGCCAAGAGGAACATCTGCTTTGTTCTCCTCAGCGCTCCGTGGAACGTCCTGTGTTACTACGCCGAGGAGATCAGCCTCAGAGTCCCACTGCAG GTGGTCAACTCACCAAACACCAACTGGTCGGAGCAGCTTCTGCAGAAACTGTCCATCCCCAACCCGCTGGCCCAGGACGTCCCCAACCCCCCGGCCGACTACTACACCTGCCAGTTCAGGAACACCAAGCTGGAgag GTTCCTGGGCAGCAACGACAGAGACACTTTCTTCAAAACCACTCAGAGACACCAGGTG CTGTATGAGATCCTGGCCAGGACGCCGTACGGCTCCGTGAGCAGAGGCGAGGTGGGGATCGACCGCCTGCTGACCGAGAGCGTCTTTACTGCTGCCTACCCGCTGCATGAG gGTCCGTTCCAGCTGCCCGTCTCCCCCTCCTGTCCCCAGTCTCTGTCTGTCCGACAGATCCTGTATGGGTACTGGGCTCAGTGGTCCTGCTGGAGGCGCTACCAGCCTCTGGACCACATCAGAGAATACTACGGCGAGAAGATCGCGCTGTACTTCGCCTGGCTGG GTTTCTATACTGGCTGGTTGTTACCATCCTCTGTCGTCGGGACGGTGATTTTCCTGTTTGGATTCTGGCTCGTTGCCACTGATGTACCAGC cagcgAGCTGTGTGACAGTGGAGGAACCTTCACCATGTGTCCTCTCTGTAACATCTGCTCACACTGGAACCTGTCCAGCATCTGTATCATCTACaag gcagGCTTGCTGTTTGATAATGGAGGGACGGTGttcttcagtgtgttcatgtctCTGTGGGCCGTCACCTTCCTGGAGTACTGGAAGAGGACGTGCTCGGCGCTCGCTCACCGCTGGGACTGCTCCGAGTTCGAGGAGATCGAG GAGCGTCCTCGGCCAGAGTTCACCGCCATGGCACCGATGACCATGAGGAACCCGGTGACCGGCGCTGAGGAACCCTACTTCCCCGAGAAGCAAAGGTTCAGCAGGATCCTGACCGGCTGCATGGTCATCATCGTCATG GTTGCCGTGGTGCTGATTTTCGTCATCGCCGTCATCCTGTACCGCTCCATCCTCAGCATCGTCATCTACAAGACGGCCGAGCACGACTTCTTCATGTTCTCT gctgggCAGATTGCCAGTCTCACCGGCTCCATGTTGAACCTGCTGGTCATCCTCATGCTGTCCCGGGTTTACATCTCTCTGGCTCACATGCTGACCCGCTGGG AAATGCATCGGACGCAGACGAAATATGAAGACATGTTCATCCTCAAAGTCTTCATCTTCCAGTTTGTCAACTTCTACTCGTCTCCGGTCTACGTCGCCTTCTTCAAGGGCAG GTTTGTCGGTTACCCGGGAAACTACAACAGCCTGTTTGGAATACGCAACGAAGAC tgtggctCAGGCGGCTGTCTGATTGAACTGGCCCAGGAGCTGCTGATCATCATGGTGGGGAAACAGCTGATAAACAACGCGCAGGAATTTGTCCTCCc gaAGCTGAAGACCTGGTGGCAGAAGAGGAAGCTGCGTCCACAGCCACAGAAGGGGGAGGAGTCAGGGGAGGAGTCAGGGGAGTTGGGGGAGGCGGGGCAGCTGCCGGGGGAGGCGGGGCTTCCCCCCTGGGAGGCGGACCaccagctgctggtgtgtgaggGGCTGTTCAGCGAGTACCTGGAGATGG TCCTTCAGTTCGGCTTCATAACGATCTTCGTGGCGGCGTGTCCGCTCGCCCCGCTCTTCGCTCTCATCAACAACTGGGTGGAGATCCGCCTGGACGCCCACAAGTTTGTGACGGAGTACCGCCGCCCGGTGGTGGAGCGGGGGCAGGACATCGGCATCTGGCTGCCCATCCTGCAGTTCATCTCTCACATCGCCGTCCTCAGCAac gccCTCCTCATAGCGTTCACCTCGGCCTTCGTGCCGCGGCTCTACTACAGCTACACGGCCGACGGCTCCATGAGCGGCTACATCAACTTCACCCTCAGCACCTCGCCACGCGACTACAACCAGcaacacacaccctgcag GTATCGCGGccacagagatgaaaatggaCGTTTACTGCCAGAGTACTTTCACCTGCTCGCCATACGACTCgcctttgtcttcatttttgag caCGTGGTCTTCTTCATCGGCCGTCTGATCGACATGATGGTGCCCGACGTGCCGGAGGAGGTGGAGATTAAAGTGAAGAGGGAACACTACATGGCTAAACAGGCTCTGGCTGAGAACCAG TCTTTAGGGAAAACGGGAATTCCGGAGGAGGGGCAGGAAACTACCAGTCAACTGCGACATCGCAGGTCCAGACCGTCGCCGCCGCTCAGCGAGTCCCCGCCCCCTCTGCTGCAGAACATCCCAGAGGAACCGCCCTTGGCAGACAGCAGCTGA